The Inediibacterium massiliense genome has a segment encoding these proteins:
- a CDS encoding PaaI family thioesterase, producing the protein MKQEELKHIVENGILGDFSANCVQVMKPKFIEYIEDESLTCAYPILHEYLNPRNTMQGGFMAAAFDNTLGVLVHLSTGKVEFTSLDLSVHYHRPIFEKDELTVIAKIQHKGRRIVQVLGEGYNKEKKLIATASSKIMILEKEKFFKNK; encoded by the coding sequence ATGAAACAAGAAGAATTAAAACATATTGTTGAAAATGGAATACTAGGAGACTTTTCTGCAAATTGTGTACAAGTTATGAAGCCTAAATTTATTGAATACATAGAAGATGAAAGTTTAACTTGTGCATATCCTATTTTACATGAGTACTTAAATCCTAGAAATACTATGCAAGGTGGGTTTATGGCGGCGGCTTTTGATAATACTTTAGGAGTATTGGTACACTTATCTACAGGTAAGGTAGAATTTACATCACTAGATCTAAGTGTCCATTATCATAGGCCTATTTTTGAAAAAGATGAACTAACGGTCATTGCTAAAATTCAACATAAAGGAAGAAGAATTGTTCAAGTATTAGGAGAAGGATATAATAAAGAAAAGAAGCTTATTGCAACAGCTTCTAGTAAAATAATGATTTTAGAGAAAGAAAAATTTTTCAAAAATAAGTAA
- a CDS encoding polysaccharide deacetylase family protein: MRTKIFKSFIFAILFFLIGIYTFQQETREIFKQSVCTFLTFGNTHNEIIDQGSENEKIIALTFDDGPHPRFTPQILDLLKEYDAKATFFVIGKHVEAYPDVIKREVIEGHEIGNHTFSHIDTKQTASIQIEKELKQTQDLIFDITGVKPKVFRPPFGFYDSKIINIAHNYDCKIVLWSPHQDTKDWNNPGVEKIIQHTLSQIKNGDIILLHDYVEKDCQSIEALKIILPKLKKRGYKFVTVSELIENL; encoded by the coding sequence ATGAGAACAAAAATATTTAAATCATTCATTTTTGCTATATTATTTTTTTTAATAGGAATCTATACATTTCAACAAGAAACAAGAGAAATTTTCAAACAAAGTGTTTGTACATTTTTAACTTTTGGAAATACTCATAATGAAATTATAGATCAAGGATCAGAAAATGAAAAAATAATTGCATTGACTTTTGATGATGGGCCTCATCCAAGATTTACTCCTCAAATTTTAGATCTATTAAAAGAATATGATGCAAAGGCTACTTTTTTTGTGATAGGAAAACATGTAGAAGCTTATCCAGATGTAATCAAAAGAGAAGTAATAGAAGGTCATGAAATTGGAAATCATACTTTTTCTCATATAGATACCAAACAAACAGCTTCTATCCAAATAGAAAAAGAACTGAAACAAACACAAGATCTTATTTTTGATATAACAGGTGTAAAACCAAAAGTATTTCGTCCTCCTTTTGGATTTTATGATTCTAAAATTATAAATATTGCGCACAATTATGACTGTAAGATTGTATTATGGTCACCTCATCAAGATACAAAGGATTGGAATAATCCTGGAGTTGAAAAAATTATTCAGCATACTCTTTCTCAGATCAAAAATGGAGATATTATATTACTTCATGATTATGTTGAAAAAGATTGTCAATCTATTGAAGCATTAAAAATAATTTTGCCGAAACTTAAAAAAAGAGGATATAAGTTTGTAACTGTATCTGAGTTAATAGAAAACTTATAG
- a CDS encoding phosphatase PAP2 family protein: MNWIQEFDMNVLHNIHYYTQNHIFDKIMPWITFLGDKGLVWIIFCILLLLSKKYRKVGCLALCALVISSVLGEGIFKHLFKRPRPFLQLPNLQLLISKPTTYSFPSGHTSSSFAVAGVLFNKLKRFRKTILFIAFLIAFSRLYLFVHYPSDVLAGVVLGVGSAMFVINLDHKKVLFGKNY; encoded by the coding sequence ATGAATTGGATTCAAGAGTTTGACATGAATGTATTACACAATATACATTATTATACACAAAATCACATTTTTGATAAAATAATGCCATGGATTACTTTCTTAGGAGATAAAGGCTTGGTATGGATTATTTTTTGTATTTTGTTACTACTAAGTAAAAAATATAGAAAGGTAGGGTGTTTAGCTTTATGTGCATTAGTGATTAGTAGTGTTCTAGGAGAAGGAATTTTTAAACATCTATTTAAAAGACCTAGACCTTTTTTACAACTACCTAATTTACAATTATTAATTTCAAAGCCAACAACTTATTCATTTCCATCTGGACATACATCATCTTCCTTTGCAGTAGCAGGAGTGCTATTTAATAAGTTAAAAAGATTTAGAAAAACGATTCTTTTTATAGCTTTTCTAATAGCTTTCTCAAGATTATATTTATTTGTTCATTATCCATCAGATGTTTTAGCAGGAGTTGTATTGGGTGTAGGTTCAGCTATGTTTGTTATAAATTTAGATCATAAAAAAGTTTTGTTTGGGAAGAATTATTAA
- a CDS encoding CsxC family protein, translated as MAWNKYNPIQNLQKNQVEVKECTSSCVEVSGGTSEECVNTPVDIGSLRTGSIAKIPVVLAELTVKVNVDSFITLPEVAWEIKNIKKRVKITQCLLLQNTNMLFIKGFVRKNIEYATRKCSNEEGFCGDIKHCTVDVPFSCTTPISFNGIEPIPPQYNRAKEFEYFREEALNYDGFGSKDKLLSGDLREFNQISEEYFNELPFCELIRARIVEFDEILNYTDCKKEKMPFEEKAFRKIEEKMVLFVTLKILQKRQVAIGAVEAISDCPCDC; from the coding sequence ATGGCATGGAATAAATATAATCCAATACAAAATTTGCAAAAAAATCAAGTGGAGGTAAAAGAGTGCACATCTAGCTGTGTAGAGGTATCTGGAGGAACTTCAGAAGAATGTGTAAATACACCTGTTGACATTGGTTCACTTAGAACAGGTTCTATAGCTAAAATACCTGTAGTACTTGCTGAATTAACTGTAAAGGTAAATGTAGATTCTTTTATTACTCTACCAGAGGTTGCATGGGAAATTAAAAATATTAAAAAACGTGTAAAAATAACTCAATGCTTATTACTTCAAAATACCAATATGCTTTTTATCAAAGGATTTGTAAGAAAAAATATTGAATATGCTACAAGAAAATGTTCTAATGAAGAAGGTTTTTGTGGAGATATCAAGCACTGTACAGTAGATGTACCATTTAGTTGTACGACTCCAATTTCATTTAATGGTATTGAACCCATTCCACCACAATATAATAGAGCAAAAGAGTTTGAGTATTTTAGAGAAGAAGCTTTAAATTATGATGGATTTGGATCAAAAGATAAATTATTATCAGGAGATCTTCGTGAGTTTAATCAAATCAGTGAAGAATATTTTAATGAACTTCCTTTCTGCGAATTGATTAGAGCAAGAATTGTAGAATTTGATGAGATTCTTAACTATACAGATTGTAAAAAAGAAAAAATGCCTTTTGAAGAAAAAGCATTTAGAAAAATTGAAGAAAAAATGGTTTTATTTGTCACTCTTAAAATCCTTCAAAAAAGACAAGTTGCAATTGGTGCAGTAGAAGCTATATCTGATTGTCCTTGTGACTGCTAA
- a CDS encoding RelA/SpoT domain-containing protein encodes MDIVKKFMKKYKKKFMYYQRLAEYCCTKCEEQLSKNGIHSIVSFRGKNPRSLEKKIEYRMKENQYHSIEEISKDIRDLAGVRIALYFPGDAQEVEKVILSEFILVEEPSRFDGSYLKYDKRFAGYRANHYKVKLKENILIENIPYQSEIIEIQVASVLMHAWAEVEHDLAYKVPDGGISDMEYALLAQLNGLVHSGEVTLEQLQIALNKRLESEERHFLNHYELSSYISTNLSEKIKNKITEPTLGRVDLLFGILKQLNMNKPSDLRKYLKLVETEIQDRPICFQLIEKILGENKEKYFSVYEDFSKRLNEEVNNVFNNEFEIDYKKSKFLIDEFLLKWVQLQSKIRNDLKIQEIDMVKIQTMVEEYFEQKQSIYKKIQEMSQMRNDIINGIIIPSEEDLKDAIEYLEDLLEGRLEEKKKVI; translated from the coding sequence ATGGATATTGTAAAAAAATTTATGAAAAAATATAAAAAGAAATTTATGTATTATCAAAGATTGGCTGAATATTGTTGTACCAAATGTGAAGAGCAACTTAGTAAAAATGGGATTCATAGTATTGTTTCTTTTAGAGGGAAAAATCCTAGAAGTCTTGAAAAAAAAATTGAGTATAGAATGAAGGAAAATCAATATCATTCTATAGAGGAAATTTCTAAGGATATAAGAGATTTAGCAGGAGTTAGAATTGCGCTATATTTCCCTGGAGATGCACAAGAAGTAGAAAAGGTTATTCTTTCAGAATTTATATTAGTAGAAGAACCGTCAAGATTTGATGGAAGTTATTTAAAGTATGATAAAAGATTTGCAGGATATCGTGCAAATCATTATAAAGTGAAATTAAAAGAAAATATATTGATTGAAAATATACCTTATCAATCAGAAATTATAGAGATTCAAGTGGCTTCAGTACTTATGCATGCTTGGGCAGAGGTGGAACATGATTTGGCATATAAAGTACCAGATGGAGGTATTTCAGATATGGAATATGCTCTTTTGGCCCAATTAAATGGATTGGTCCATAGTGGAGAGGTTACACTAGAACAACTTCAAATTGCATTAAATAAAAGATTAGAAAGTGAAGAAAGGCATTTCCTAAATCATTATGAATTGTCTTCTTATATTTCAACAAACTTATCTGAAAAGATTAAAAATAAAATTACAGAGCCTACATTAGGAAGAGTAGATTTGTTGTTTGGAATTTTAAAACAGTTAAATATGAATAAGCCCTCAGACCTTAGAAAATACTTAAAGTTGGTAGAAACAGAGATACAGGATCGACCTATTTGCTTTCAATTGATTGAGAAAATATTAGGAGAAAACAAAGAAAAGTATTTTTCTGTGTATGAAGATTTTAGCAAAAGGCTAAATGAGGAAGTAAATAATGTATTTAATAATGAATTTGAGATAGATTATAAAAAAAGTAAATTTTTGATTGATGAATTTTTATTAAAGTGGGTACAACTTCAAAGCAAAATAAGAAATGATTTAAAAATTCAAGAAATAGATATGGTAAAAATTCAAACTATGGTAGAGGAATATTTTGAACAAAAACAATCTATTTATAAAAAAATTCAGGAAATGTCTCAAATGCGAAATGATATTATCAATGGAATTATTATTCCTTCAGAAGAAGATCTAAAAGATGCTATTGAATATTTAGAAGATCTTCTTGAAGGGAGACTAGAAGAGAAAAAGAAGGTTATATAA
- a CDS encoding substrate-binding domain-containing protein, translated as MKKVLSLILAMFMLMGLLVGCGDKQEEASKTKEEKIKIGASLLTQSHPFQVAIKEAMEAEALSQNVDLDIAIADQDLSRQISAIEDFINKGVDAIIITPVDSDGVKGAIMKAKEANIPVITVDVKANGVEVDSHIATDNYTGGMIAAQAMAQFLGEKGEIGLITYPEVQSVRDRIDGFKKMADTYKDLKIVTELPGRTREEAKSASEDMLTSNANLSGIFGFGDDMAIAATTAIKERGSNTIVVGFDGLEEARKSVDEDNAFRAVVVQYPDKMGAEAVKNAVKLAKGETVEKEVPVTPGLYINEKGFVPVDVQDGQVKINMN; from the coding sequence ATGAAAAAGGTATTATCTTTAATTCTTGCTATGTTTATGCTAATGGGATTATTAGTAGGATGTGGCGACAAACAAGAAGAAGCATCAAAAACAAAGGAAGAAAAAATCAAAATAGGAGCATCTCTTTTAACTCAATCACATCCATTTCAAGTAGCTATTAAAGAAGCAATGGAAGCTGAAGCTTTAAGTCAAAATGTAGATTTAGATATTGCAATTGCAGATCAAGATTTAAGCAGACAAATTTCAGCAATTGAAGATTTTATTAATAAAGGGGTAGATGCTATTATTATTACGCCAGTAGATTCTGATGGTGTAAAGGGAGCAATTATGAAGGCAAAAGAAGCTAACATTCCTGTTATTACAGTAGATGTTAAAGCAAATGGAGTAGAGGTAGATTCTCATATTGCTACTGATAATTACACTGGAGGAATGATTGCAGCACAAGCTATGGCACAATTCTTAGGAGAAAAAGGAGAAATAGGACTTATTACATATCCAGAAGTTCAATCTGTTAGAGACCGTATAGATGGTTTTAAAAAAATGGCAGATACATATAAAGATCTAAAAATTGTAACAGAGTTACCAGGACGTACTAGAGAAGAAGCTAAATCTGCTTCTGAGGATATGCTTACTAGCAATGCAAATTTAAGTGGAATTTTTGGATTTGGAGATGATATGGCTATTGCAGCTACTACAGCTATCAAAGAAAGAGGATCAAATACAATAGTTGTTGGATTTGATGGACTAGAAGAAGCTAGAAAGTCTGTAGATGAAGACAATGCTTTTAGGGCTGTTGTAGTACAATATCCAGACAAAATGGGAGCAGAAGCAGTTAAAAATGCTGTAAAATTAGCAAAAGGAGAAACAGTAGAAAAAGAAGTTCCTGTTACACCAGGTCTTTATATTAATGAAAAAGGATTTGTACCAGTAGATGTACAAGACGGTCAAGTAAAAATTAATATGAATTAA
- a CDS encoding sugar ABC transporter ATP-binding protein — protein MKGIRKVFPGVIALDGVNLNLKEGQVLGLLGENGAGKSTLMKILSGTYQPDGGIIFINGQNVVIKDVTHAKTLGISIIYQELSLSPNMTVAENIFAMKEITSFGIINDKEMNRRTQQLLNELGIDISPTTIVDELSISNQQMVEIAKALSTKPKIIIMDEPTSALSNQETKKLFDIIKKLKKQKTSIIYISHRMEEIFEITDEISVLRDGTYIGTVSTKSTSSDELIKMMVGREMDQVYPHKDFPYLKDEKLLEIKDYHKQNYFHHINLSVRPGEILGLYGLMGSGRTEIAQGIFGILKKDFGEMMLRGKKVNIDSPFSAIEHKIAFVTEDRKNEGLILTSSVRENTTMANIEKILNKFKLINEQREMHITKEHVKNLRIKTPHVEQMVNNLSGGNQQKIVLAKWFEIDPAILILDEPTRGIDVGAKYEIYKLMIELAKRGVGIIMISSELPEILNVSDRLLVVKEHEIVTELDPKKTTQEEIMSYITGRGE, from the coding sequence ATGAAAGGAATTAGAAAAGTTTTTCCAGGAGTCATCGCTTTAGATGGAGTAAACCTAAACTTAAAAGAAGGACAGGTTTTAGGTTTATTAGGAGAAAATGGAGCAGGAAAATCTACATTAATGAAAATATTATCAGGAACCTATCAGCCAGATGGGGGAATTATTTTTATAAATGGTCAAAATGTAGTCATAAAGGATGTAACTCATGCAAAAACATTAGGGATTAGTATTATTTATCAAGAACTTAGTTTGAGTCCTAATATGACTGTAGCAGAAAACATATTTGCAATGAAGGAGATTACTTCCTTTGGAATCATTAATGATAAAGAAATGAATAGAAGAACACAACAATTATTAAATGAATTAGGAATAGATATTTCTCCTACAACTATTGTAGATGAACTATCTATTTCCAATCAGCAGATGGTTGAAATTGCAAAAGCTTTATCTACAAAACCTAAAATTATTATTATGGATGAACCTACATCAGCCCTTAGTAATCAAGAAACAAAAAAGTTATTTGATATTATAAAAAAATTAAAAAAACAAAAAACTTCTATTATCTATATTTCTCATCGTATGGAAGAAATTTTTGAAATTACAGATGAGATCAGTGTATTAAGAGATGGAACTTATATTGGCACCGTTTCTACAAAGAGTACTTCATCGGATGAATTAATTAAGATGATGGTAGGAAGAGAAATGGATCAAGTTTATCCCCATAAAGATTTTCCATATCTAAAGGATGAAAAATTACTTGAAATAAAGGATTATCATAAACAAAATTATTTTCATCATATCAATTTATCTGTAAGGCCAGGAGAAATATTAGGTTTATATGGATTGATGGGATCAGGCAGAACAGAAATTGCACAAGGAATCTTTGGAATCTTAAAGAAAGATTTTGGAGAGATGATGCTTCGAGGTAAAAAAGTAAATATAGATTCTCCTTTTTCAGCTATTGAACATAAAATTGCTTTTGTCACAGAAGATAGAAAAAATGAAGGGCTTATCCTTACTTCTAGTGTTCGAGAAAATACCACAATGGCAAACATTGAAAAAATATTAAATAAATTTAAACTCATAAATGAACAAAGAGAGATGCATATCACAAAGGAACATGTGAAGAATTTGCGTATTAAAACTCCTCATGTAGAACAGATGGTCAATAATTTAAGTGGTGGAAATCAGCAAAAAATTGTTTTAGCAAAATGGTTTGAAATAGATCCAGCGATTTTAATATTAGATGAACCTACAAGAGGAATAGATGTAGGAGCAAAATATGAAATCTATAAGCTTATGATTGAGCTTGCTAAACGGGGAGTAGGGATTATTATGATTTCTTCAGAACTTCCTGAAATACTTAATGTATCAGATCGCCTATTGGTTGTAAAAGAACATGAGATTGTAACTGAACTAGATCCAAAGAAAACAACTCAAGAAGAAATTATGTCATATATTACTGGAAGAGGTGAATAA
- a CDS encoding ABC transporter permease, which translates to MIQWKELLSKKSIKSHGGVLLALVGLMILFSFLSPYFLKTNNILTVLTQVSIIAILAFGMTFVLMIGEIDLSVGSILALCGIVLGVMLSNGYNPVVSIIVVIIAGALAGLINGWISAQFKIPTFIVTVATMGIFRGIGYAITDAKPIQIDNEFILSLGNKKIFQIIPVPVVIVFIILIIAHIFLGKTKFGRQAKMVGGNKVAAEYVGIHTKKLQMKIFMITGIAAAVSAILMTARLYSAQPNTATGYELDAIASAVLGGTSLSGGYGTVFGTFIGAVIMGVINNGMNLVGMPYFYQQIVKGCIIIIAVFIDVRNKERMLNK; encoded by the coding sequence ATGATCCAATGGAAAGAATTATTATCTAAAAAGTCTATTAAAAGCCATGGAGGAGTATTATTAGCATTAGTAGGGCTTATGATTTTATTTTCATTTTTAAGTCCATATTTTTTAAAGACAAATAATATATTAACCGTTTTAACTCAAGTTTCAATTATTGCCATATTAGCCTTTGGAATGACTTTTGTACTAATGATTGGCGAAATAGATTTATCTGTAGGATCTATTTTAGCTTTGTGTGGGATTGTATTAGGAGTGATGCTATCAAATGGTTATAATCCAGTTGTATCTATTATAGTAGTGATTATAGCAGGAGCATTGGCAGGATTAATAAATGGGTGGATTAGTGCTCAATTTAAAATTCCTACTTTTATTGTAACGGTAGCTACTATGGGAATATTTAGGGGAATCGGATATGCTATTACAGATGCAAAGCCAATTCAAATTGATAATGAATTTATATTGAGTTTAGGAAATAAAAAAATATTTCAAATAATACCTGTTCCTGTAGTAATTGTGTTTATTATTTTAATCATTGCTCATATTTTCTTGGGGAAAACAAAGTTTGGAAGACAAGCGAAAATGGTTGGAGGAAATAAAGTAGCAGCAGAATATGTAGGGATTCATACAAAAAAATTACAAATGAAAATTTTTATGATTACCGGAATAGCAGCAGCTGTGAGTGCTATATTAATGACTGCAAGACTTTATTCTGCTCAGCCTAATACAGCAACGGGATATGAATTAGATGCCATTGCCTCAGCAGTATTAGGAGGAACAAGCTTATCTGGTGGATATGGGACAGTATTTGGTACTTTTATTGGGGCTGTCATCATGGGTGTAATCAACAATGGAATGAATTTAGTTGGAATGCCTTATTTTTATCAACAAATCGTAAAGGGATGTATTATCATTATTGCTGTATTTATAGATGTGAGAAATAAGGAACGTATGTTAAATAAATAA
- a CDS encoding sugar kinase, protein MSEIITIGEILVEVMAKEIEQKFYETKEFVGPFPSGAPAIFIDQAAKCESSAMIVSAVGNDGFGKINIDRLKKDNVDVSKIKILKDQTTGVAFVTYKSDGDRDFIYHISNAACGFIEKEDINEKDFMDCKYFHIMGSSIYNENIHDTILKGIELANKNNCKITFDPNVRKEIVTNEGKRKILVDILKQAHVILAGENELFYLTGIKNEKESVYSLMKEKAEIIIIKRGSKGATLYEKESVIDIDSYLVKEIDPTGAGDCFAGTFVSCINQGMKPYIAARLACIAGAKAVTRKGPMEGNTTLEELKKIYKEMYK, encoded by the coding sequence ATGTCTGAAATTATTACTATAGGAGAAATATTAGTTGAAGTCATGGCTAAAGAGATAGAACAAAAATTTTATGAAACAAAAGAGTTTGTAGGACCTTTTCCAAGTGGAGCACCAGCCATATTTATTGACCAAGCTGCAAAATGTGAAAGCTCAGCTATGATTGTATCAGCAGTAGGGAATGATGGCTTTGGAAAAATAAATATAGATCGTTTAAAAAAAGACAATGTAGATGTTTCAAAAATAAAAATATTAAAAGATCAGACTACAGGAGTAGCTTTTGTAACTTATAAAAGTGATGGAGATCGAGATTTTATATATCATATTTCTAATGCAGCTTGTGGGTTTATAGAAAAAGAAGATATCAATGAAAAAGATTTTATGGATTGCAAGTATTTCCATATTATGGGTTCTTCCATATACAATGAAAACATTCATGATACTATTTTAAAGGGAATAGAACTTGCAAATAAAAATAATTGTAAAATTACTTTTGATCCTAATGTGAGAAAAGAAATTGTAACAAATGAGGGAAAAAGAAAAATTTTAGTAGATATATTAAAACAAGCTCATGTGATTTTAGCAGGAGAAAATGAACTTTTTTATTTAACAGGAATAAAGAATGAAAAAGAAAGTGTTTATAGTTTAATGAAAGAAAAAGCAGAGATCATTATTATCAAAAGAGGAAGCAAAGGAGCAACCTTATACGAAAAAGAAAGTGTGATAGATATAGATTCTTATTTGGTAAAAGAGATAGATCCTACAGGAGCTGGAGATTGTTTTGCAGGAACATTTGTATCTTGTATCAATCAGGGAATGAAGCCTTATATAGCAGCTAGATTAGCTTGTATAGCAGGAGCAAAGGCTGTAACTAGAAAAGGACCCATGGAAGGAAATACAACTTTAGAAGAACTTAAAAAAATTTATAAGGAGATGTATAAATAG
- a CDS encoding tagatose bisphosphate family class II aldolase, translated as MDKGNEFVSTKEMLLNAQREGYAVPAFNIHNLETALAVVHAAEELKSPVILAATPSTFKFNGRPYIHAIVSSISKYAKVPLTLHLDHHESFDEIKESVDLGCRSVMIDASHYPFEENIRIVKKVVEYVHAVGGTVEAELGKIGGKEDDLSVADKDAMYTDPSAAKEFVERTGVDSLAVAIGTAHGLYKFEPKLDYDRLKEIRKVVDVPLVLHGASGVPDESIKKAIELGICKINIATELKIPFTKAIREYLILNQDENDPRKYFLPAKEAVKKVTKEKILLCKSNNRI; from the coding sequence ATGGATAAAGGAAATGAATTTGTTTCTACAAAAGAGATGTTATTAAATGCACAAAGAGAAGGATATGCAGTACCTGCTTTTAATATACATAATTTAGAAACTGCATTAGCAGTAGTTCATGCAGCAGAGGAATTAAAAAGTCCTGTTATATTAGCAGCGACTCCTTCTACATTTAAATTTAATGGAAGACCCTATATTCATGCTATTGTAAGCAGTATTTCAAAATATGCAAAAGTACCTCTAACACTTCATTTAGATCATCATGAATCCTTTGATGAGATTAAAGAATCAGTAGATTTAGGATGCAGATCTGTTATGATTGATGCTTCTCATTATCCCTTTGAAGAAAACATTCGTATTGTAAAAAAAGTAGTAGAATATGTACATGCAGTAGGAGGAACAGTAGAAGCTGAGCTTGGAAAAATAGGTGGGAAAGAAGATGATTTATCTGTAGCAGATAAAGATGCTATGTATACAGATCCATCAGCTGCAAAGGAGTTTGTCGAAAGAACAGGAGTAGATTCCTTAGCAGTAGCCATAGGTACTGCTCATGGCTTATATAAATTTGAACCAAAGCTTGATTATGATAGATTAAAGGAAATAAGAAAAGTAGTAGATGTACCTTTAGTATTACATGGGGCATCAGGAGTGCCTGATGAAAGTATAAAAAAAGCCATAGAGCTTGGAATTTGTAAAATAAATATTGCTACAGAGCTTAAAATACCATTTACAAAAGCCATAAGAGAATATTTAATCCTTAATCAAGATGAAAATGATCCAAGAAAATACTTCTTACCAGCAAAAGAAGCAGTGAAAAAAGTAACAAAAGAAAAAATATTGCTTTGTAAGAGCAATAATAGAATATAG
- a CDS encoding 1-phosphofructokinase family hexose kinase: MIGTITLNPSVDICYHLDELKEGVNRCSNYGKTAGGKGINVSKVLKDLGCEVMALGLLGGDTGNFIERELKKISIHTHFTKIEEATRNCIAILNHEKQIEILESGPYIKDEESKKFIYEFSNLIKSKDINVLVASGSIPNGLEKNYYNKLIDMANKENIRFVVDTSGQALKEVIKGSPYLIKPNIDELQNLLDIKIQSEKELIKAMYRLKDYNIKMIVVSLGKDGCMAMYKGQIYKVSIPEVIGKNPVGSGDAMVAGMVKEIDKNSSYEEILRVGSTCGILNFINEKTGAIQICQFKNYYDKIKIQIIK, encoded by the coding sequence ATGATAGGAACGATCACTTTGAATCCATCTGTTGATATATGTTATCATTTAGATGAATTGAAAGAAGGAGTCAATAGATGCAGTAATTATGGAAAAACAGCTGGTGGAAAAGGGATTAATGTATCTAAAGTTTTAAAAGATTTAGGTTGTGAAGTAATGGCACTAGGTCTTTTAGGAGGAGATACAGGAAATTTTATTGAAAGAGAACTGAAAAAAATCTCTATCCATACTCACTTTACAAAAATAGAGGAAGCTACTAGAAATTGTATTGCTATTTTAAATCATGAAAAACAAATAGAGATTTTGGAATCAGGGCCATATATAAAGGATGAAGAATCAAAAAAATTTATATATGAATTTTCAAATTTAATCAAAAGCAAAGATATAAATGTATTGGTAGCATCAGGAAGTATTCCAAATGGATTAGAAAAAAATTATTATAATAAACTTATAGATATGGCAAATAAAGAAAATATAAGGTTTGTAGTAGATACAAGTGGACAAGCTTTAAAGGAAGTAATAAAAGGATCTCCATATTTAATCAAACCAAATATTGATGAACTACAAAATTTATTAGATATAAAAATACAATCAGAAAAAGAACTCATTAAAGCTATGTATAGATTAAAAGACTATAACATAAAGATGATTGTAGTATCTTTAGGAAAAGATGGATGCATGGCCATGTATAAAGGCCAAATTTATAAAGTAAGTATTCCAGAGGTTATAGGAAAAAATCCTGTAGGATCAGGAGATGCTATGGTTGCAGGAATGGTAAAAGAAATTGATAAAAATAGTAGTTATGAAGAAATTTTAAGAGTAGGAAGCACCTGTGGAATTTTAAATTTCATAAATGAAAAAACTGGAGCTATTCAAATTTGTCAATTTAAGAATTATTATGATAAAATAAAAATACAAATCATAAAATAA